One genomic region from Sander lucioperca isolate FBNREF2018 chromosome 3, SLUC_FBN_1.2, whole genome shotgun sequence encodes:
- the LOC116067298 gene encoding ras-related protein Rab-11A, with protein MGTRDDEYDYLFKVVLIGDSGVGKSNLLSRFTRNEFNLESKSTIGVEFATRSIQVDGKTVKAQIWDTAGQERYRAITSAYYRGAVGALLVYDIAKHLTYENVERWLKELRDHADSNIVIMLVGNKSDLRHLRAVPTDEARAFAEKNGLSFLETSALDSTNVETAFQTILTEIYRIVSQKQMSERQESDMSPSNNVVNIQVQPTENKPKMQCCQNI; from the exons ATGGGCACTAGAGATGACGAATATGATTATTTGTTCAAAG TGGTCCTTATTGGTGACTCCGGTGTGGGGAAGAGTAACCTGCTGTCCCGTTTCACCCGCAATGAGTTCAACCTGGAGAGCAAGAGCACCATCGGAGTGGAGTTTGCCACGCGCAGCATCCAGGTGGACGGCAAGACGGTGAAGGCCCAGATCTGGGATACAGCTGGCCAGGAGCGCTACCGGGCCATCACATCAGC GTACTACCGCGGGGCGGTGGGGGCTCTCCTGGTCTACGACATTGCCAAGCATCTAACTTATGAGAACGTGGAGCGCTGGCTGAAGGAGCTGAGAGATCACGCCGACAGCAACATCGTCATCATGCTGGTGGGCAACAAGAGCGACCTGCGTCACCTCCGAGCTGTTCCCACCGACGAGGCGCGGGCTTTTGCTG AGAAGAATGGTTTATCTTTCCTGGAGACATCGGCTCTGGACTCCACCAACGTTGAGACGGCCTTCCAGACCATTCTGACAG AGATCTACCGTATCGTCTCCCAGAAGCAGATGTCGGAGCGTCAGGAGAGTGACATGTCCCCCAGCAACAACGTGGTCAACATCCAGGTGCAGCCCACTGAGAACAAACCAAAGATGCAGTGCTGTCAGAACATCTAG